From Bifidobacterium sp. ESL0790, one genomic window encodes:
- a CDS encoding helicase has translation MAQEQHGNRGGNSYGHGSSHSGGYRGHGGGSYGGHRGGFHKGGGHGGYRGNDHRDGGHRDFHRDGERGGYRHDGERRDFHGHRDFHKDGERGGYRGNGGGRDFHRDDRRGGYRHDDRRDFHRDGDRRDFHKDGERGGYRHDNDRRDFHRDGGQGGYRGNGGGRGGYRGRDDRRDFHRDGERGGYRSNGDDRRDFHRDDRRGGRDGYRSGGYQGRRDDRRGGGYRGRDDRRDGGRRDFRRDDRRDFKRDDRRSDRRDFHRDDRRDDRRGGFYDNGRRAYMENGPRRNSDGTMSFPSQNPYTDRRPGEPRMPKGMEWSMLSKDEKERLRGLSKEHAENIGLHILAAYALEESDPKAALDHAKWVARQASRIDFARETLAFIAYRQGDYKTALREFRTAQRMNGYDDYTPFIADCERGLGNPKKAVEIALSDEAKELNGEAKAELFLVYAGALGDLGLWDKAIEVVHKLGTSKGLPGAYRMRALQAEQYFLEEAGRGDEAADLDPVLEKLEQRYADVDEDDEDAEEVVIDYDLERLPDDMMEELGITEDDSQYAPEEPEDEYDDEYRDDDYRGDDSEQDDDSDRGDDGEDHESDQAAEAATEAKVEQAVAQVAGDELDTDAVEDDQSATALDPETAEAEESAAGTVAEDPEGFEVASDPAEKAQEAEGQAERSADADETVLPAVETDEGVDSPADPIAHQDRVDAKDEAGDEE, from the coding sequence ATGGCGCAAGAACAGCACGGCAACCGTGGCGGCAACTCCTACGGTCACGGATCCTCACATTCAGGCGGTTATCGCGGGCATGGCGGCGGCTCGTACGGCGGCCATCGCGGCGGGTTCCACAAGGGTGGCGGCCACGGCGGCTACCGGGGCAACGACCACCGCGACGGCGGGCACCGCGATTTCCATCGTGACGGCGAGCGTGGCGGCTACCGTCACGACGGAGAGCGCAGGGACTTCCACGGCCACCGCGACTTCCACAAGGATGGCGAGCGCGGGGGTTACCGAGGCAACGGCGGCGGGCGTGACTTCCACCGCGACGACAGGCGTGGCGGCTACCGTCACGACGACCGCAGGGATTTCCACCGTGATGGGGATCGTCGTGATTTCCATAAGGATGGCGAGCGTGGCGGATACCGCCATGACAACGACCGCCGCGATTTCCACAGGGACGGTGGCCAGGGCGGTTACCGTGGCAACGGCGGCGGACGCGGTGGATACCGTGGCCGTGACGACCGTCGTGATTTCCATCGTGATGGCGAGCGTGGCGGCTATCGCAGCAATGGCGACGATCGCAGGGACTTCCACCGTGACGACAGGCGCGGTGGGCGCGACGGCTACCGTTCCGGCGGCTACCAGGGGCGTCGCGACGACCGCAGGGGCGGCGGCTACCGTGGCCGTGACGACCGTCGTGATGGTGGCCGCAGGGATTTCCGCAGGGATGACCGCCGTGACTTCAAACGCGACGACAGGCGTTCGGATCGCCGTGATTTCCATCGCGATGATCGCCGTGACGACCGCCGTGGCGGCTTCTACGACAACGGGCGCCGCGCCTATATGGAGAACGGCCCGCGCCGCAACTCCGACGGTACCATGTCGTTCCCCTCGCAGAACCCGTACACCGACCGTCGTCCGGGCGAGCCGCGCATGCCCAAGGGCATGGAGTGGTCCATGCTCTCCAAGGACGAGAAGGAGCGCCTGAGGGGGCTCTCCAAGGAGCATGCCGAGAACATCGGCCTGCACATCCTCGCCGCCTACGCGCTTGAGGAAAGCGATCCGAAGGCCGCGCTCGACCATGCGAAGTGGGTGGCCCGCCAGGCCTCCCGCATCGATTTCGCGCGCGAGACCCTCGCGTTCATCGCCTACCGCCAGGGCGACTACAAGACCGCCCTGCGCGAGTTCCGCACCGCCCAGCGCATGAACGGCTACGACGATTACACGCCGTTCATCGCCGACTGCGAGCGTGGCCTCGGCAATCCCAAGAAGGCCGTCGAGATCGCGCTGTCCGACGAGGCCAAGGAGCTCAATGGCGAGGCGAAGGCCGAGCTGTTCCTGGTCTACGCGGGCGCGCTGGGCGACTTGGGCCTGTGGGACAAGGCCATCGAGGTGGTCCACAAGCTCGGCACCTCCAAGGGTCTGCCTGGCGCCTACCGCATGCGCGCGCTGCAGGCCGAGCAATACTTCCTCGAGGAGGCCGGACGCGGCGACGAGGCGGCCGACCTTGACCCCGTTCTGGAGAAGCTCGAGCAGCGTTACGCCGATGTGGACGAGGACGATGAGGACGCCGAGGAGGTCGTGATCGACTATGACCTCGAGCGCCTGCCTGACGACATGATGGAGGAGCTCGGCATCACCGAGGACGACTCCCAGTACGCTCCCGAGGAGCCGGAGGACGAGTACGACGACGAGTATCGCGACGATGACTATCGTGGCGACGACTCCGAGCAGGATGACGATTCCGATCGTGGCGACGATGGCGAGGACCACGAGTCCGATCAGGCGGCCGAGGCGGCCACCGAGGCCAAGGTCGAGCAGGCCGTGGCTCAGGTGGCGGGCGACGAGCTCGACACCGACGCCGTTGAGGATGACCAGTCGGCCACCGCGCTTGACCCGGAGACCGCCGAGGCCGAGGAGAGCGCGGCCGGCACGGTCGCCGAGGACCCGGAAGGCTTCGAGGTCGCCTCGGACCCCGCCGAAAAGGCGCAGGAGGCCGAAGGCCAGGCCGAGCGATCCGCCGACGCCGATGAGACCGTTCTGCCCGCCGTGGAGACCGACGAGGGTGTGGATAGCCCCGCCGATCCCATCGCCCACCAGGACCGCGTCGACGCCAAGGACGAGGCCGGCGACGAGGAGTAA
- the tyrS gene encoding tyrosine--tRNA ligase produces MAHVTNFKEAGFDSLFDELTWRGLISQSTDRDQLAEALNGGPITYYCGFDPTAASLHIGNLVQLINMRHLQEAGHHPIALVGGATGLIGDPRQSGERTLNPKDVVASWAKRLQKQIGGILRSDGDNPVRFVSNYDWTAQMSVIDFLRDVGKNFRMGTMLAKDTVARRLKSDEGISFTEFSYQVLQGNDFLHLYDEYGCTLELGGSDQWGNLTSGLDLIRKVHGESVNVFTSPIITDAQGKKFGKSEGNAVWLDPTMLSPYKFYQFWFNQPDGEMVKLLKAFTFLPKDEIERLGHEVEVNPGAREAQKTLAWEVTSFVHGEEATRQALDAAAALFGRGGDITAISMEVLEPSIEGLKVENEEGGREFAKVVVGERVAQAGVAAGLFKSVSEARKTIKSGGVYVNNKRVETPDQELSGSDFLHGKFVLIRRGKKAIGAVELG; encoded by the coding sequence ATGGCTCACGTCACCAACTTCAAGGAAGCGGGATTCGACTCCCTCTTCGATGAATTGACTTGGCGCGGGCTGATTTCCCAGTCCACGGACCGGGATCAGCTCGCTGAGGCGTTGAATGGCGGGCCGATCACCTACTATTGCGGGTTTGACCCGACGGCGGCTTCGTTGCATATTGGCAACTTGGTGCAGTTGATCAACATGCGGCACCTGCAGGAGGCCGGGCATCATCCCATCGCGCTGGTCGGCGGGGCCACCGGTCTTATCGGCGACCCGCGCCAGAGCGGTGAGCGCACGTTGAATCCGAAGGACGTCGTCGCCAGCTGGGCCAAGCGCCTGCAGAAGCAGATCGGCGGCATCCTGCGCAGCGATGGCGACAATCCGGTGCGTTTCGTCTCCAACTACGATTGGACCGCGCAGATGTCGGTCATCGACTTTTTGCGTGACGTCGGCAAGAACTTCCGCATGGGCACCATGCTCGCCAAAGACACCGTGGCGCGCAGGCTCAAATCCGATGAGGGCATCTCCTTCACCGAATTCAGCTACCAGGTGCTGCAGGGCAACGATTTCCTGCACCTCTACGACGAATACGGCTGCACGCTCGAGCTCGGCGGCTCCGACCAGTGGGGCAACCTGACCAGTGGCCTCGACCTCATCCGCAAGGTGCATGGCGAGTCCGTCAACGTGTTCACCAGCCCCATCATCACCGACGCGCAGGGCAAGAAGTTCGGCAAGTCCGAGGGCAACGCCGTCTGGCTCGACCCGACGATGCTGAGCCCCTACAAGTTCTACCAGTTCTGGTTCAACCAGCCCGACGGCGAGATGGTGAAGCTTTTGAAGGCGTTCACCTTCCTGCCCAAGGACGAGATCGAACGGCTCGGCCACGAGGTCGAAGTCAATCCCGGCGCGCGTGAGGCGCAGAAGACGCTGGCCTGGGAGGTCACCAGCTTTGTGCACGGCGAGGAGGCGACCCGTCAGGCGCTCGACGCGGCGGCTGCGCTCTTCGGGCGTGGCGGGGACATCACGGCCATCTCGATGGAGGTCCTGGAGCCGTCCATCGAAGGCCTGAAAGTCGAGAACGAGGAAGGTGGCAGGGAATTCGCCAAGGTCGTCGTCGGTGAGCGCGTGGCGCAGGCCGGCGTGGCGGCGGGGCTGTTCAAGTCCGTCTCCGAGGCGCGCAAGACCATCAAATCCGGCGGCGTCTACGTCAACAATAAGCGTGTGGAGACCCCGGACCAGGAGCTTTCCGGCTCGGACTTTTTGCACGGCAAGTTCGTGCTGATCCGCCGCGGCAAGAAGGCGATTGGCGCGGTGGAGCTCGGCTGA
- a CDS encoding SGNH/GDSL hydrolase family protein yields the protein MTLGIGTPVATLEALWAKHTVHLAEAPGGEPSGVKRFEGSDGEAGEPLTMCAVGDSMVAGCGTDDQSEGLVPDIAAGLAERLHRDIAWQAHGKLGATMRRVRYRLLPEVLKEGKKFDILVICAGSNDIMANRTLDEWRADLGAVLDEAKPLGEHIFVLSPGQMQHELSLGHALRRALEHEMDEQAAVSEEVCKQHGVAYVNMIHEDVHADAPDFFSPDHFHPSAAGYRYMSSGVADKFCSLMRGRDYDE from the coding sequence ATGACGTTGGGGATCGGGACTCCTGTGGCGACACTCGAGGCTTTGTGGGCGAAGCATACGGTGCATCTGGCCGAGGCGCCCGGGGGAGAGCCGTCCGGCGTCAAGCGGTTCGAGGGCTCCGATGGCGAGGCTGGCGAGCCCCTCACCATGTGCGCCGTGGGCGACTCCATGGTCGCGGGTTGCGGCACGGACGATCAGAGCGAGGGGCTCGTTCCCGACATCGCGGCCGGTCTTGCCGAGCGGCTGCATCGCGATATCGCCTGGCAGGCGCATGGCAAGCTCGGGGCCACGATGCGCCGTGTGCGTTATCGTCTGCTTCCCGAAGTGCTCAAGGAAGGCAAGAAATTCGACATCCTCGTCATCTGCGCGGGCTCCAACGACATCATGGCCAACCGCACGCTCGACGAATGGCGGGCCGATCTCGGGGCCGTGCTCGACGAGGCCAAACCGCTGGGCGAGCATATCTTCGTGCTGAGCCCCGGGCAGATGCAGCACGAGCTCTCGCTGGGGCATGCGCTGCGACGCGCGCTCGAGCATGAGATGGACGAGCAGGCGGCCGTGAGCGAGGAGGTCTGCAAGCAGCATGGCGTGGCGTACGTCAACATGATCCATGAGGACGTGCACGCCGACGCGCCCGACTTCTTCTCGCCCGACCATTTCCATCCCAGCGCCGCGGGCTACCGCTACATGTCTTCCGGCGTCGCCGACAAGTTCTGCAGCCTGATGCGCGGGCGCGATTACGACGAGTGA
- the argH gene encoding argininosuccinate lyase, with amino-acid sequence MTQGEKGNEGEHLALWGGRFKAGPSPELARLSKSTQFDWRLADDDIAGSRAHARALGRAGLLSADELKRMEEALNQLQRMVDSGEFTPVAGDEDEATALERGLLEIAGDELGGKLRAGRSRNDQIATLIRMWLRRNARYVARLVLGVVNALIGQAEKAGEAVMPGRTHMQHAQPILLAHQLMAHVWPLLRDVERLADWDKRMDESPYGAGALAGSTLGLDPEAVAHELGFSRVNSNSIDGTASRDGVAEFSFIAAMIGVNLSRLAEEIVIWNTQEFAFVRLDDAYSTGSSIMPQKKNPDIAELTRGKAGRLIGDMTGFMATLKGLPTAYARDLQEDKEAVFDQVDTLEVVLPAFAGMVRTMVFDKDRLKAQAPTGFALATDIAEWLVKQGVPFRHAHELSGACVKLAEGRGVELWDLADDDFVTIFKGFVSPELAPQVRKVLSVEGSVDQRNEKGGTAPERVREQIAKAKRIAAKARLFADSSSDGPAYVASGSLK; translated from the coding sequence ATGACGCAGGGCGAAAAAGGCAATGAGGGGGAGCATCTGGCGCTTTGGGGTGGACGCTTCAAGGCCGGGCCCTCGCCGGAGTTGGCTCGACTCTCGAAATCGACGCAGTTCGACTGGCGGCTGGCGGACGACGACATCGCCGGTTCGCGAGCGCACGCACGGGCGTTGGGGCGCGCCGGGCTGCTGAGTGCCGACGAGCTCAAGCGTATGGAGGAGGCGCTCAACCAGTTGCAACGGATGGTGGATTCGGGGGAGTTCACGCCCGTCGCTGGTGACGAGGACGAGGCCACCGCCTTGGAGCGCGGGCTGCTCGAGATCGCGGGGGACGAGCTCGGCGGCAAGCTTCGTGCTGGGCGCTCGCGCAACGACCAGATCGCCACGCTGATTCGCATGTGGCTGCGGCGCAACGCGCGCTATGTGGCGAGGCTGGTGCTGGGTGTCGTCAACGCGCTCATTGGGCAGGCCGAGAAGGCCGGAGAAGCGGTGATGCCGGGGCGCACGCATATGCAGCACGCCCAGCCGATTCTGCTGGCCCACCAGCTCATGGCGCATGTCTGGCCGCTGCTGCGTGATGTGGAACGGCTCGCCGACTGGGACAAGCGCATGGACGAGAGCCCGTATGGCGCGGGGGCGCTCGCGGGCAGCACGCTTGGCCTTGATCCGGAGGCGGTGGCCCATGAGCTGGGCTTCTCGCGCGTCAACTCGAACTCCATCGACGGGACGGCCAGCCGTGACGGTGTGGCCGAGTTCTCGTTCATCGCCGCGATGATCGGGGTGAACTTGAGCCGTTTGGCCGAGGAGATCGTCATCTGGAACACGCAGGAGTTCGCCTTCGTGCGCCTCGACGACGCCTATTCCACCGGCTCGTCGATCATGCCGCAGAAGAAGAACCCCGACATCGCCGAGCTCACCCGTGGCAAGGCCGGCCGGCTCATCGGCGACATGACTGGGTTCATGGCTACGCTCAAGGGGCTGCCGACCGCCTACGCGCGCGACCTGCAGGAAGACAAGGAGGCCGTCTTCGACCAGGTCGACACGCTTGAGGTCGTGCTGCCGGCGTTCGCGGGCATGGTGCGCACCATGGTCTTCGACAAGGACCGTCTCAAGGCGCAGGCGCCCACCGGGTTCGCCCTGGCTACCGACATCGCCGAATGGTTGGTCAAGCAAGGGGTGCCGTTCCGTCACGCCCACGAGCTTTCAGGAGCTTGCGTAAAACTGGCCGAGGGGCGCGGCGTGGAGCTCTGGGACTTGGCCGACGACGATTTCGTCACGATTTTCAAAGGGTTCGTCTCACCTGAGCTCGCTCCCCAGGTGCGCAAGGTGCTCTCCGTGGAGGGTTCGGTTGACCAGCGCAACGAGAAAGGCGGCACCGCTCCCGAGCGGGTGCGTGAGCAGATCGCCAAAGCTAAGCGGATCGCCGCGAAGGCCCGGCTGTTCGCCGATTCCAGCAGCGATGGCCCGGCATACGTCGCTTCGGGGTCGCTCAAGTGA
- a CDS encoding argininosuccinate synthase, with translation MADNKPIVLAYSGGLDTSVAISYLKEQTGKDVVAVSLDVGQGGESLETVKQRALACGAMEAYVVDAREEFASQYCMLALKANAKYEGVYPLVSAISRPLITKHLVRAAHQFDADTIAHGCTGKGNDQVRFEVSVASIDPTLKAISPIRDLSLTRDIEIQFAKDHKLPITQTEKSPFSIDQNVWGRAIETGFLEDPWNGPTKDCYTYTDDPAFPPVEDEVTIEFKQGVPVKIDGRDVTPLQAIEEMNRRAGAQGIGRIDLIEDRLVGIKSRELYEAPGAVALITAHEELENCCLEREQHRIKRDIDKRWGELVYDAQWFSPAVRSLDAFIEETQRYVSGEIRMVMHGGSAVVTGRRSDTSLYDYKLATYDSGDTFDQNASNGFIEIYGMPDKVAAARDVKFGNGIEVPDNSVE, from the coding sequence ATGGCAGACAACAAACCCATCGTTCTGGCGTATTCTGGAGGACTCGACACCTCCGTGGCCATCTCGTACCTGAAAGAGCAGACCGGCAAGGACGTCGTCGCCGTCTCCCTCGACGTCGGACAGGGCGGCGAGAGCCTCGAGACCGTCAAGCAGCGTGCTCTGGCGTGCGGGGCGATGGAGGCCTATGTGGTCGACGCGCGCGAGGAGTTCGCCAGCCAATACTGCATGCTCGCCCTCAAGGCCAACGCCAAGTACGAGGGGGTCTACCCGCTGGTCTCCGCCATCTCGCGTCCGCTCATCACCAAGCACTTGGTGCGCGCCGCCCACCAGTTCGATGCCGACACCATCGCCCACGGCTGCACGGGCAAGGGCAACGACCAGGTGCGTTTCGAGGTCTCCGTGGCCTCCATCGACCCGACGCTCAAAGCCATCAGCCCTATCCGCGACCTCTCACTGACCCGCGACATCGAGATCCAGTTCGCCAAGGACCACAAGCTGCCCATCACCCAGACCGAAAAGAGCCCCTTCTCCATCGACCAGAACGTGTGGGGCCGCGCCATCGAGACCGGATTCCTCGAGGATCCGTGGAACGGGCCGACCAAGGACTGCTATACCTACACCGACGACCCGGCCTTCCCGCCCGTGGAGGACGAGGTGACCATCGAGTTCAAGCAGGGCGTTCCCGTCAAGATTGACGGACGCGACGTCACGCCGCTGCAGGCCATCGAGGAGATGAACCGCCGCGCCGGAGCCCAGGGCATCGGGCGTATCGACCTGATCGAGGACCGCCTGGTGGGCATCAAGTCCCGTGAGCTCTACGAGGCGCCGGGCGCCGTGGCGCTCATCACCGCCCACGAGGAGCTCGAGAACTGCTGTCTCGAACGCGAGCAGCACCGCATCAAGCGCGACATCGACAAGCGCTGGGGCGAGCTGGTCTACGACGCGCAATGGTTCTCGCCCGCGGTCCGCTCGCTGGACGCCTTCATCGAGGAGACCCAGCGCTACGTCTCCGGAGAGATTCGCATGGTCATGCACGGGGGGAGCGCCGTGGTCACGGGGCGTCGCAGCGACACCTCACTCTACGACTACAAGCTCGCCACCTACGATTCGGGCGACACCTTCGACCAGAACGCCTCCAACGGATTCATCGAGATCTACGGCATGCCCGACAAGGTGGCCGCCGCCCGTGACGTCAAGTTTGGCAACGGAATAGAGGTGCCAGACAACTCTGTGGAGTGA
- a CDS encoding phenylalanine--tRNA ligase beta subunit-related protein produces MAKKFVVDDSFWKIFPEVRIAVIEAKGIDNTDYSNMPDDLLKKANAEAVKWVPDDPISANKIVADWREAYRKFKTKKGARCAVEALLKRAKQGKGVSKINPVVDMYNSVTLRWAFPIGGEDLDNIEGDVRLTVAKGGEKFWPISDEDGDPQEALPGEVIYADDHSVLSRCLSWRDSARAEARETSHNILFYMENITPERADDHEKATQELLGKLHDYFGVDATSWVVSRDNPTIELL; encoded by the coding sequence ATGGCTAAGAAGTTTGTGGTCGATGATTCGTTCTGGAAGATCTTCCCGGAGGTGAGGATCGCGGTGATCGAGGCGAAGGGGATCGACAACACTGATTACTCCAACATGCCCGACGACCTACTCAAGAAGGCAAACGCCGAGGCGGTCAAGTGGGTGCCCGACGACCCGATCAGCGCCAACAAGATCGTCGCCGACTGGCGCGAGGCCTACCGTAAGTTCAAGACCAAGAAGGGCGCGCGCTGCGCCGTCGAGGCGCTGCTCAAGCGAGCCAAGCAGGGCAAGGGCGTCTCCAAGATCAACCCGGTGGTCGACATGTACAACTCCGTGACGTTGCGCTGGGCGTTCCCCATCGGCGGCGAGGACCTCGACAACATCGAGGGCGACGTGCGCCTGACCGTGGCCAAGGGCGGGGAGAAGTTCTGGCCCATCTCCGACGAGGACGGCGATCCGCAGGAGGCGCTGCCCGGCGAGGTCATCTACGCCGACGATCACTCCGTGCTCAGCCGCTGCCTTTCTTGGAGGGACAGCGCCCGCGCCGAGGCCCGCGAGACCAGCCACAACATCCTCTTCTACATGGAGAACATCACCCCCGAGCGCGCCGACGATCATGAGAAGGCCACCCAGGAGCTTCTGGGCAAGTTGCACGACTACTTCGGTGTCGACGCCACCTCGTGGGTCGTCTCACGCGACAATCCGACGATCGAGCTGCTCTAG
- a CDS encoding basic amino acid/polyamine antiporter: MEKEEKKVGLLGLIALTVTSVVGGGVFNLMSDMAKNASVGPIIIALLISGLGMGMFVMCLNQLTTRFPELNAGIYSFAQKGFGNFVGFVSALGYWASIFIGNVAFGCLVFSALGYFFPIFGDGQNVYGVIGATVVLWLMHFLILRGSDFASKINGFITVAKMVPLGIFVLTMIIAFKYNMFTADFWGTVSGNFEWGQVLPQIRKAMVSVVWVFVGVEGAVVYSARAKSKKIVAKATVLAFAIITSIYLLCTVLSFAVMSRSNIAKLDKPAMAGVMESVVGPWGAILINIGVVISVLGAWFACTMFSGEILFQAAEGQIFPKIFTHTNKHGAPSYALLLSDGLVQFFLLSLLFSKSAYNLMALLASSTMLVPYFFVSLSFFKLSVQEKTKNVGHIIMGALTTIYMGLVLYLSGFNYLFVTTLLFTPGILVYIWARKENKLKVFNKPEAVGAILLAICGILCVVFMATGTIDITQM, translated from the coding sequence ATGGAAAAAGAAGAGAAAAAGGTAGGCCTACTGGGCCTCATCGCCCTGACGGTCACCTCGGTGGTCGGCGGCGGCGTGTTCAACCTGATGAGCGACATGGCCAAGAACGCCTCAGTCGGCCCCATCATCATCGCCCTGCTCATCTCCGGGCTCGGCATGGGCATGTTCGTGATGTGCCTTAACCAGTTGACCACACGCTTCCCCGAGCTCAACGCCGGCATCTACAGCTTCGCGCAGAAGGGATTCGGCAACTTCGTCGGGTTCGTCAGCGCGCTGGGCTATTGGGCCTCCATCTTCATCGGCAACGTGGCCTTCGGCTGCCTGGTCTTCAGCGCCCTGGGCTATTTCTTCCCGATCTTCGGTGACGGGCAGAATGTCTACGGCGTCATCGGCGCGACCGTCGTGCTGTGGCTGATGCACTTCCTGATTCTCCGCGGCTCCGATTTCGCCTCGAAGATCAACGGCTTCATCACCGTGGCCAAGATGGTGCCGCTGGGCATCTTCGTGCTCACGATGATCATCGCCTTCAAGTACAACATGTTTACGGCCGACTTCTGGGGCACCGTGAGCGGCAACTTCGAGTGGGGCCAGGTGCTCCCGCAGATCCGTAAGGCCATGGTCTCCGTGGTCTGGGTGTTCGTCGGCGTCGAGGGCGCTGTGGTCTACTCCGCCCGTGCGAAGAGCAAGAAGATCGTCGCCAAGGCGACCGTGCTGGCCTTCGCCATCATCACCTCCATCTACCTGCTGTGCACCGTGCTCTCCTTCGCCGTGATGTCCCGTTCGAACATCGCCAAGCTCGACAAGCCCGCGATGGCCGGCGTGATGGAAAGCGTGGTCGGTCCCTGGGGCGCGATCCTCATCAACATCGGCGTGGTGATCTCCGTGCTTGGCGCCTGGTTCGCCTGCACGATGTTCTCCGGCGAGATCCTCTTCCAGGCCGCCGAGGGCCAGATCTTCCCGAAGATCTTCACCCACACCAACAAGCACGGCGCCCCGTCCTACGCGCTGCTGCTGAGCGATGGCCTCGTGCAGTTCTTCCTGCTCTCGCTGCTCTTCAGCAAGAGCGCCTACAACCTGATGGCCCTTCTGGCCTCCAGCACCATGCTGGTGCCGTACTTCTTCGTCTCGCTCTCCTTCTTCAAGCTGAGCGTGCAGGAGAAGACGAAGAACGTGGGGCACATCATCATGGGCGCGCTGACGACGATCTACATGGGCCTGGTGCTCTACCTGTCGGGCTTCAACTATCTGTTCGTCACCACCTTGCTCTTTACCCCGGGCATCCTCGTCTACATCTGGGCCCGCAAGGAGAACAAGCTGAAGGTGTTCAACAAGCCCGAGGCGGTGGGCGCGATTCTGCTGGCGATCTGCGGCATCCTGTGCGTCGTGTTCATGGCCACCGGCACCATCGACATCACCCAGATGTAG
- a CDS encoding alanine/ornithine racemase family PLP-dependent enzyme has product MSDYPQLTVNLTKLRENVKTVLGLCSENGIDVAVVIKGANGLMPIVSAYRDAGAKTIASSRLPQLEAVRDMWPDQQTLDLRIPMQSELQEMVDCADISLESELETLKMLDELCVSQNRTHRVILMVDLGDLREGFFKEEDLYEAANFVEKSKGLVLEGIGTNLGCYGSIEPDETNLGRLCELAEHIEGEIGRKLNVVSGGASTSLTLLTHHTMPKGINHLRIGDNILLRDMEYYFDYKLPGLNGDAFTLQAEIVEKREKPTYPIGHISVDAFGNTPEYVDEGIRTRGLLAVGRQDIGDMTKLHPIDKRIKIYGGSSDHTIIDLTDCKDDYQLGDTVDFTLEYENVLYSTGSPYIHKNYVD; this is encoded by the coding sequence ATGTCAGATTATCCACAACTTACCGTCAATCTGACCAAGCTGCGTGAGAACGTCAAGACCGTGCTGGGGTTGTGCAGCGAGAACGGCATCGACGTGGCCGTGGTCATCAAGGGCGCCAACGGGCTCATGCCCATCGTCAGCGCCTACCGCGACGCCGGCGCCAAGACCATCGCCAGCTCGAGGCTCCCCCAGCTCGAGGCCGTGCGCGACATGTGGCCCGACCAGCAGACCCTCGACCTGCGCATTCCCATGCAAAGCGAGCTGCAGGAGATGGTCGACTGCGCCGACATCAGCCTGGAGAGCGAGCTCGAGACCCTGAAGATGCTCGACGAGTTGTGCGTGAGTCAGAACCGCACCCACCGCGTCATCCTCATGGTCGACCTGGGCGACCTGCGCGAGGGCTTCTTCAAGGAGGAGGACCTCTACGAGGCGGCCAACTTCGTCGAGAAGTCGAAGGGACTGGTGCTCGAGGGCATCGGCACGAACCTCGGCTGCTACGGCTCCATCGAGCCCGACGAGACCAACCTGGGCAGGCTCTGCGAGCTGGCTGAGCACATCGAGGGCGAGATCGGGCGCAAGCTCAACGTCGTCTCTGGCGGCGCATCCACCAGCCTGACGCTCCTGACCCACCACACCATGCCCAAGGGCATCAACCACCTGCGCATCGGCGACAACATCCTGCTGCGCGACATGGAATACTACTTCGACTACAAGCTGCCGGGCCTCAACGGCGACGCATTCACCCTGCAGGCGGAGATCGTCGAGAAGCGCGAGAAGCCGACCTACCCGATCGGCCACATCAGCGTCGACGCCTTCGGCAACACCCCGGAGTATGTCGACGAGGGCATCCGCACCAGGGGCCTGCTCGCCGTCGGCCGCCAGGACATCGGTGACATGACCAAGCTGCATCCCATCGACAAGCGGATCAAGATCTACGGCGGCTCCAGCGACCACACGATCATCGACCTGACCGATTGCAAGGACGACTACCAGCTCGGCGACACCGTCGACTTCACGCTCGAATACGAGAACGTCCTCTATTCGACAGGCTCGCCGTACATCCACAAGAACTACGTCGACTAG